The segment CTCATATTCGGGAGAATCACCCTTATACAAAACAGTAGAGAGATTGACAAAAAAAGTACTCCCGTCGTTTCTTCGCAGAAGAGCTTCTCCTTCAAAACCTGCCCCTTCAAGGGTCAATCTCATAATATTGGGAAGATATATAGCGGTATCTTCAGGAAGAAAAAACATTTTTATTGATTTACCTTTCAGAAAATCCTTTGAATAGCCAAGCATTTCACCTGCCAGGTTGTTGGCAAAACGAATGTGCCCCTCAATATCGGTCAGAACAATACCTGTTTTTACAATTTCCAGCAATTTACTGCTCAGACTTTGCGACCACAATGCAGGGTCCATGCCTCCATCCCCCTCCTTCTTTTGTTCAGGGTTTGCCCTTATTGGTTTCATCGTCTTTTAAGGACTTCCTTAATTTCTTTTATCAGAGGTTCCGAACCGACATAAAGTGCGGTTCTCTGGTGGTGTGTTTTTGGCTGGATATCAAGTATCGGTGTTCCTGTTTCATCCACGGCATCTCCACCGGCCTCGCGGCACATGAAGGATACAACAGCGGCCTCATACATTAGCCGCAGTTTCCCCTCGGGTCTGTTTTTTTCCGGATTTCTGTGATTTACAATAGCAGGATACATAAACATACCGCCATTGGAAAGGATGCGATGGAAATCTCCTCCAAGGGCGCCGAGATACCTGAAGGCATATTTTTTTGTGTTTTCACTAATCCATTCACTGACATCATGGGCATAGGAATATTTGTTGGATGTATTGAATGACAATTCCCAGTTCTTTTTATCTTCAGGGAGCATCATGCGGACAGGCTTGACATAGTTCATCGTATCGTCTATATGAAACCTCCATGTCCCGGCCTCCCTCAATGCAAGTGTGAATGTACCTGTAGGTATGACAAACATGCCTGCCGTTATAAAATCTTTTCCTGCCCTCAAATGACCATCCTCAGGACCATCGAGGTTTCGCTTACCAACGCCGAAGAGAAAAGCAACGGGCAACCCGTGGGCCACATTCGATGAGCCGTCGAGAGGATCAAAATAAACAAAATAACGCCCATTTTCTGTGTTCATGGGAATGATATCTTCTACTTCTTCGCTGACAGCATAAATTACCCTGTTTGTCGTCCTCAGGTAATGGGCTGTGATATTATGGGCAATCTGATCCATGCGCATCACATCTTCGCCCTGTACATTAATCTCATTTGCAAAACCCAGGTTGCCTTTTAATGCTCCTGTCAGGTAATAGTGCTGGATGTGCTTTGCTGCGCTGATAATGGCATCCATCAAGACGATAAAGTGGAAAGTACGGTTGTATTTTTCCTGATGTGCAAGTAAAAAATTCATAAATGTTTGTTCAAACTGTATCATCTCATTTCCTCCTAAATGTAGTTTGTCAGGAAATTATATTCATTTACAACGAAGAAATCCATTACTTCAGTCAGAACAAGCAAATATTTTTACAAATACACCGGCAGAATCTGTGGCTATGCTGCTCTGTGCTTAATGGATTTCAATATTAAATTAACTGATGTATTGGAAACTCCTGTGTTGACTAATCTTTCTTTGATGTAAGATAATAGGGATATGAGCAATAAATCTATCCCGCAAGTTCTCGAAGAAATAGCAATGCTTCTTGAAATTAAAGGAGAAAACCAATTCAAGACAAGGGCCTATTATAATGCCGCAAAGACGCTTTCAGGCATTGACAGTCTTGAGGATATGATAAGAGAAAAAAGACTCCGCGAGATAAAAGGCATCGGCGAGGCGCTCTCGAAAAAAATTGAAGAATACAGTGAAACCGGAAAGATGGCATACTTTGAGGATTTAAAAAAGGAGATTCCGGAATCACTGCTTGAACTTACCGGCATACCGAATCTGGGACCGAAAAAAATAAAAGTCCTCTATGATAAACTTGGCATAACAAACACCGGCGAACTCGAATATGCCTGTAAGGAAAACAGGCTCATTGCTTTGCCAGGATTCGGTGAAAAGACCCAGCAGAAGATATTGAAAGGGATTGAGTTTATTAAAAAGCATAAGGGCGAGTTTCTTCTTGGAGATGTCTATCCCGATGCTGAAAGGATAAAGGAAAGATTTGGAAGAGTGGTTCAGCCAGGGTTTGTAGAGATATGCGGAAGTATACGCAGATGTAAGGAAACGGTAAAGGATATTGATATTCTTATTGCCGGGGAAAACCATGAAGATCTTTCGACGTATTTCACTGCCATGCCGGAGATTGACGAAGTGCTGCTTACCGGGGACACAAAGACATCCTGCCGCCTGAAATCCGGTATTGAAGTTGATCTGAGAGTGGTAGGCTATGAGGCCTATCCCTATGCCCTTATGTATTTTACCGGCAGCAAGGAACACAATGTCAGGCTGCGGGGAATTTCGAAAAAGAAAGGGTGGAAGCTCAACGAATACGGACTCTTTGAGGAAGACAAGCTTATCGCCTTTAAAACCGAAGAGGAAATTTATACTGCCCTTGGTCTATCCTATATTGCGCCGGAATTGAGGGAAGATAACGGAGAGATAGAAGCTTCGGAACAAGGTAAGCTTCCTGCGCTTGTAAGACTGGAAGATATGAGGGGTGCATTTCACATCCACACCGAATTCAGCGACGGTATTGATACAATTGAACGGTTAAGGGATGAGGCAAGGAAGATGGGTCTAACATATATCGGTATTTCAGATCATAGCAGAACCGCCTATTATGCCGGCGGACTTAAGGTTGAAGATATTTACAGACAGTGGGAAATTATCGACAGGCTCAACGATGCATCATCGGATTTTTACATATTCAAAGGCATTGAAAGCGATATATTGCCGGACGGCAGCCTCGATTATGACGAGGAAATTTTAAAAGGCTTTGATTTTATTATTGCTTCAATCCATTCAAATTTTAACCTCAGCCAGGAAGCTCAGGAGAAAAGGATTTTACGCGCAATGGAAAATCCATATACAACCATGCTCGGTCATCCCACAGGCAGGCTCCTGCTCTCACGCGAAGGCTATAATGTGGATATGAGAAACATTATTGACGGGGCCGCAAAAAACAATGTAATCATTGAGCTTAACGCAAGCCCTTACAGGCTTGATATTGATTGGAGATTTCTAAGATATGCAAAAGAAAAAGGGGTTATGATTTCTATAAACCCCGATGCACATGCAGCAGCCGGACTCTATGAGATTGTGTACGGTGTCGGCATTGCAAGGAAGGGATGGCAGGAAAAGGCCGATGTATTGAACACTCGCACAATTGCAGGGGTAACCGATATATTACGGCAGGTATAATTATGGTCGGGGCGACTGGATTTGAACCAGCGACCTCTTGCTCCCAAGGCAAGCGCGCTAAACCAAGCTGCGCCACGCCCCGAACGATACAACATAACACATATATTGCTGTTTTTCAACAGTAACTCAAGACCTGGAGTTTCCCCAATTTTTCATTGTATTTATTATTAATATTCTATAAAAAACTAATGTGATACTGGTTATGACCATATGAAAATCAAAAAGGAGTGGATATGGAGAAAATACTCAAGGGGAAGCTGGAAGAGATAGAGGAGATTATTGAATCGGGGCTTGACGCAGAGAGAACTCAACAAATCCTCCGTATTATAGAGGGACCTGACTATTCTCCGGAGCTCATTAAAGAACTGACGCTGTATAGCGAACTGCTTCCCATAGGACGTGAACCACCTCTGACGCCAGGGCATCGTTATCTTCATTTTCTATGGGA is part of the Pseudomonadota bacterium genome and harbors:
- the polX gene encoding DNA polymerase/3'-5' exonuclease PolX yields the protein MSNKSIPQVLEEIAMLLEIKGENQFKTRAYYNAAKTLSGIDSLEDMIREKRLREIKGIGEALSKKIEEYSETGKMAYFEDLKKEIPESLLELTGIPNLGPKKIKVLYDKLGITNTGELEYACKENRLIALPGFGEKTQQKILKGIEFIKKHKGEFLLGDVYPDAERIKERFGRVVQPGFVEICGSIRRCKETVKDIDILIAGENHEDLSTYFTAMPEIDEVLLTGDTKTSCRLKSGIEVDLRVVGYEAYPYALMYFTGSKEHNVRLRGISKKKGWKLNEYGLFEEDKLIAFKTEEEIYTALGLSYIAPELREDNGEIEASEQGKLPALVRLEDMRGAFHIHTEFSDGIDTIERLRDEARKMGLTYIGISDHSRTAYYAGGLKVEDIYRQWEIIDRLNDASSDFYIFKGIESDILPDGSLDYDEEILKGFDFIIASIHSNFNLSQEAQEKRILRAMENPYTTMLGHPTGRLLLSREGYNVDMRNIIDGAAKNNVIIELNASPYRLDIDWRFLRYAKEKGVMISINPDAHAAAGLYEIVYGVGIARKGWQEKADVLNTRTIAGVTDILRQV